A DNA window from Gillisia sp. Hel1_33_143 contains the following coding sequences:
- a CDS encoding mannose-1-phosphate guanylyltransferase, whose translation MTTIYNQNYYAVIMAGGVGSRFWPVSTSKFPKQFHDMLGVGNSLLQKTFNRLAKIVPYENILILTNDEYVDLVIEQLPEIDKDKIIAEPAMRNTAPCILLAAMKIKKMNSNGVMLVAPSDHWIKEEEKFESDICKAFKAASEQDILITLGIKPTGPNTGFGYIKYETSEGQGLNKVEKFTEKPSLRNAKKFLEEGNYAWNAGIFVWKASYIVDSFKEHCSEMFQLFDKGSEILNTSKELEFIEEAYPEAQNISIDYAILEKSDQVYVIPANFDWNDLGTWGALYTELAKDDHNNAIVGAQLIPLEAKDNMIYTHKQKVVVVDGLEDYIIVDEENVLVIVPKEKEQEIKEIRANVIQKFGDNFG comes from the coding sequence ATGACTACTATTTACAATCAGAATTATTACGCAGTGATTATGGCAGGTGGAGTTGGGTCTCGTTTCTGGCCTGTAAGCACTTCAAAATTTCCAAAACAGTTTCATGATATGTTGGGAGTGGGAAACAGTTTACTCCAGAAAACATTTAATAGACTCGCTAAGATCGTTCCTTACGAGAATATTCTAATTCTAACTAATGATGAGTATGTAGATCTTGTAATTGAGCAATTGCCAGAAATAGATAAAGATAAGATCATTGCAGAGCCTGCTATGAGAAATACCGCACCCTGTATTTTGTTAGCAGCAATGAAGATCAAAAAAATGAATTCTAATGGAGTTATGCTTGTAGCACCATCAGACCACTGGATAAAAGAAGAAGAGAAGTTTGAGAGTGATATCTGTAAAGCTTTTAAAGCAGCATCAGAACAGGATATTCTTATCACATTAGGTATTAAGCCAACTGGACCTAATACTGGATTTGGATATATTAAGTATGAAACTTCGGAAGGACAGGGTTTAAATAAAGTTGAAAAATTTACTGAAAAACCATCCTTAAGAAACGCAAAGAAGTTTTTGGAAGAAGGTAACTACGCATGGAATGCCGGGATATTTGTTTGGAAAGCCTCATATATTGTAGATTCGTTTAAAGAGCATTGTTCTGAAATGTTTCAGCTATTTGATAAAGGTTCAGAAATATTAAATACATCTAAAGAGCTAGAATTTATTGAAGAAGCTTATCCGGAAGCGCAAAACATTTCTATAGATTATGCTATTCTAGAAAAATCTGATCAGGTTTATGTAATTCCTGCAAATTTTGATTGGAATGATCTTGGAACCTGGGGAGCTTTATATACAGAACTTGCGAAAGATGATCATAACAACGCGATTGTAGGGGCGCAGTTAATACCTTTAGAAGCAAAAGACAATATGATCTACACTCATAAACAAAAAGTGGTTGTGGTAGATGGTTTGGAAGATTATATTATTGTAGACGAAGAAAATGTTTTAGTGATCGTTCCAAAAGAAAAGGAGCAGGAAATAAAAGAAATTAGAGCAAATGTTATTCAAAAATTTGGAGATAACTTCGGATAA
- a CDS encoding DUF389 domain-containing protein — translation MENKENIGSNPPVENIDKTDFSQAGGIWKGIKDFISELLDIRDDTDRESTVEAIKKDISFKGHNAWILIFSIFVASIGLNVSSTAVVIGAMLISPLMGPIVGIGLSVAINDVDTLRKSFINLGVMVGLSVLTAYTYFLISPVKEETPELIARTYPTILDVLVAIFGGLALIVAKTKRGTIASVIFGVAIATALMPPLCTVGYGLAIGKWSYAGGALYLFSINAVFIALSTFVVSKLLGFPLVRYANSKRRKRIAQLASIIAIIVMIPSVILFVNLLNKQVYESKAREFLSEVVRYSGAESVKSNQDYAKKRLEVYLIGVPVPEPTLASWREQLAENEVLKGSKLIVHQGVSTSGDMASISSQVKSGILEDLYVKNQEVLENKDAKIQLLENELMKYKSSGFSFKDISEEIKVNYNKVESLSYANTISTNFSKIDTIPTFNVSWKKNTSKSEQRTELVKIQKWLGLRLKLDTVLVRTYN, via the coding sequence ATGGAAAATAAGGAAAATATAGGAAGTAACCCTCCGGTAGAAAATATAGACAAAACAGATTTTTCTCAGGCAGGAGGGATCTGGAAGGGAATAAAAGATTTTATTTCTGAACTTCTTGATATTAGAGATGATACTGATAGGGAATCTACTGTAGAAGCCATTAAGAAAGATATATCTTTTAAGGGGCATAATGCATGGATTCTTATATTTTCAATTTTTGTAGCCTCTATTGGACTAAATGTAAGTAGTACAGCTGTGGTTATAGGGGCGATGCTTATTTCTCCCTTAATGGGTCCTATAGTGGGTATAGGTCTTTCTGTAGCTATTAATGATGTAGATACCTTACGCAAATCTTTTATTAACTTAGGTGTGATGGTAGGGCTAAGTGTTCTAACTGCTTACACCTATTTTCTCATATCGCCTGTTAAGGAGGAAACACCAGAACTAATTGCCAGAACCTACCCTACCATCTTAGATGTACTTGTAGCTATTTTTGGTGGACTTGCTCTTATTGTTGCCAAGACTAAACGAGGAACTATTGCCAGTGTTATTTTTGGAGTTGCTATTGCTACCGCGTTAATGCCTCCTTTATGTACTGTTGGTTATGGATTGGCTATAGGGAAATGGTCTTATGCAGGCGGTGCGCTCTATTTATTTTCTATAAATGCCGTTTTTATAGCATTATCAACCTTTGTGGTATCTAAACTTTTAGGATTTCCATTAGTGAGATATGCTAACAGTAAGCGAAGAAAGCGGATTGCTCAATTGGCCTCTATAATTGCTATTATTGTAATGATCCCAAGTGTTATTTTATTTGTGAATTTACTAAATAAGCAGGTGTATGAGAGTAAAGCTAGAGAGTTTCTAAGTGAGGTGGTGCGCTATAGTGGAGCAGAATCTGTAAAATCCAATCAGGATTATGCAAAGAAAAGGCTTGAGGTTTATTTAATTGGAGTGCCGGTGCCAGAACCTACTTTAGCTTCCTGGAGAGAACAGTTAGCGGAGAACGAAGTTCTTAAAGGTTCAAAATTGATAGTTCACCAAGGGGTTTCTACTAGTGGTGATATGGCTTCTATCTCGAGTCAGGTTAAAAGTGGTATTTTGGAAGATCTTTATGTGAAGAATCAGGAAGTATTAGAAAATAAGGATGCTAAGATACAGCTGCTGGAAAATGAACTCATGAAATATAAATCTAGCGGATTTTCATTCAAAGATATAAGTGAGGAGATAAAAGTTAATTACAACAAGGTGGAAAGTCTAAGCTATGCAAATACGATCTCTACAAATTTTTCAAAAATAGATACCATTCCAACATTTAATGTGAGTTGGAAGAAGAATACCTCTAAATCTGAACAAAGAACAGAATTGGTTAAAATTCAGAAGTGGCTAGGCTTAAGATTAAAGTTGGATACTGTTTTGGTGAGAACTTATAATTAA
- a CDS encoding M28 family metallopeptidase gives MRKFDINYCLLFLFLGFASCNTTQKSSETIKTEQPVVSATANYQVSAVALKEKLSVLAADSLMGRATGSKGEGIAADYIEANFIKNNIQPYFETYRDPFEVDSLTGYNIVGVIEGSDPVLKDQYVVLGAHYDHIGMGKKVGNDSIANGANDDASGTVAVMEIAEQLSKNGSNKRSVIFALFSGEELGLKGSKHLASRLRKDGLDVYVMFNFEMIGVPMKDKSYQAYLTGFERSNLAEKFNEYSNEEVLGFLPQAKNYNLFMRSDNYSFFTEFNIPAQALSTFDFTNYDYYHHVLDESSQMDYDHMASFIESVLPGIKHMLNSSEKEIKLN, from the coding sequence ATGAGAAAATTTGATATCAATTATTGCTTGTTGTTTTTATTTTTGGGCTTTGCCTCTTGTAATACAACCCAGAAATCATCAGAAACTATTAAAACAGAACAACCAGTAGTTTCGGCTACGGCCAATTACCAAGTTTCCGCAGTCGCTTTGAAAGAAAAGCTTAGCGTTTTAGCTGCAGATTCTTTAATGGGTAGAGCTACAGGAAGTAAAGGTGAAGGCATAGCTGCAGATTACATAGAAGCAAATTTCATAAAAAATAATATCCAACCGTATTTTGAAACGTATAGAGACCCTTTCGAGGTGGATAGTCTTACGGGATATAATATTGTAGGGGTAATTGAAGGTAGTGATCCTGTTCTTAAAGATCAGTATGTTGTTTTAGGGGCTCATTATGATCACATAGGTATGGGGAAAAAAGTGGGTAATGATTCTATAGCAAATGGAGCAAATGATGACGCTTCCGGGACAGTAGCAGTTATGGAAATTGCAGAGCAATTATCTAAAAACGGGAGTAATAAGAGAAGCGTGATCTTCGCGCTTTTCTCTGGGGAGGAGTTGGGATTAAAAGGGTCTAAGCACTTAGCCTCACGATTAAGAAAAGATGGTTTGGATGTTTACGTAATGTTCAATTTTGAAATGATAGGCGTTCCAATGAAGGATAAGAGCTACCAAGCTTATCTTACCGGATTTGAACGTTCTAACCTCGCAGAAAAATTCAATGAATATTCCAATGAAGAAGTTTTAGGATTCTTGCCGCAAGCAAAGAATTATAATCTCTTTATGAGAAGCGATAACTATTCATTTTTTACTGAATTTAATATACCTGCTCAGGCCTTGAGTACTTTTGATTTTACTAATTATGATTACTACCATCATGTTTTAGATGAATCCTCACAAATGGATTATGATCATATGGCTAGCTTTATTGAATCTGTACTTCCCGGGATAAAGCACATGTTGAACTCTTCAGAAAAAGAAATAAAATTAAATTAA
- a CDS encoding pyruvate dehydrogenase complex dihydrolipoamide acetyltransferase produces MAEVINMPRLSDTMEEGVVAKWLKKEGEKVEEGDILAEIETDKATMEFESFYEGTLLHIGIAEGETAPVDTLLAIIGEEGEDISELLKGGSGSSKEFKDSSKEKEVKKEDSSEKETKESKETKEEESSEDNSNEGELPEGVEIITMPRLSDTMEEGTVAQWLKKEGDKVEEGDILAEIETDKATMEFESFYEGTLLKIGIAEGETAKVDSLLAIIGPEGTDVSGIGSGKTAAPKKKSSSSESDSKEEQTEETSSNEDSSSKTHSDGKRIFVSPLAKKMAEDKGIDLSAVEGSGENGRIVKKDIESFKASDKPAAKAKDSASPASEESKGGARPYVPAGEESFEEVKNSQMRKTIAKRLGESKFTAPHYYLTIEVNMEVAMASRKQINELPDVKVSFNDMVIKASAMALRKHPRVNSQWTGDSTKIASHIHMGVAVAVEDGLVVPVLKFADQMSMTQIGGNVKELAGKARNKKLQPSEMEGSTFTVSNLGMFGITEFTSIINQPNSAILSVGAIVEKPVVKDGQIVVGNTMKVTLACDHRTVDGATGAAFLQTLKSYLENPVTMLA; encoded by the coding sequence ATGGCTGAAGTAATAAATATGCCACGTTTGAGCGACACAATGGAAGAAGGTGTTGTTGCAAAATGGCTAAAAAAAGAAGGTGAAAAGGTTGAAGAAGGCGATATACTTGCTGAAATTGAAACCGATAAAGCTACTATGGAATTTGAATCCTTTTATGAAGGGACATTATTGCATATTGGAATTGCTGAAGGGGAAACGGCACCTGTAGATACTTTACTGGCTATTATTGGTGAAGAGGGTGAAGATATTTCAGAGCTTTTAAAAGGTGGTTCAGGTTCTTCTAAAGAATTTAAAGATTCCTCAAAAGAAAAAGAAGTTAAGAAAGAAGATTCTTCAGAAAAAGAAACTAAAGAATCTAAAGAGACTAAAGAAGAGGAGTCTTCTGAAGACAATTCTAATGAAGGAGAATTGCCAGAGGGTGTGGAGATTATTACCATGCCAAGGTTGAGTGATACTATGGAAGAAGGGACTGTTGCTCAATGGTTGAAAAAAGAAGGAGATAAAGTTGAAGAAGGAGATATTCTTGCTGAAATAGAAACCGATAAGGCTACTATGGAATTTGAATCTTTCTATGAAGGAACTTTATTAAAAATAGGAATTGCTGAAGGCGAAACAGCCAAGGTAGATAGCTTGCTGGCAATTATAGGACCTGAAGGAACTGATGTTTCTGGAATTGGTTCTGGTAAAACTGCCGCTCCAAAGAAAAAGTCATCTTCTTCAGAGAGTGATTCTAAAGAAGAACAAACGGAAGAAACGTCTTCAAATGAAGATAGTTCATCTAAAACGCATTCAGACGGGAAGAGAATATTTGTTTCTCCTCTTGCCAAGAAAATGGCAGAAGATAAAGGAATTGACCTTTCTGCGGTTGAAGGTAGTGGTGAAAATGGGCGTATTGTAAAGAAAGATATAGAATCTTTTAAAGCATCAGATAAGCCAGCTGCAAAAGCAAAAGATTCTGCTAGCCCTGCTTCAGAAGAAAGTAAAGGCGGAGCTCGCCCTTACGTTCCGGCAGGAGAAGAAAGTTTTGAAGAGGTTAAAAACTCTCAAATGCGCAAGACCATAGCTAAACGTTTAGGAGAATCTAAATTTACAGCTCCACATTACTATCTAACTATAGAGGTGAATATGGAAGTGGCAATGGCATCAAGAAAACAAATTAATGAGCTTCCAGATGTGAAGGTTTCATTTAATGATATGGTGATCAAAGCTTCTGCAATGGCACTTAGAAAACACCCTAGAGTTAATTCTCAATGGACGGGAGATTCTACCAAGATTGCAAGTCATATCCACATGGGTGTTGCTGTAGCAGTAGAAGATGGTCTTGTTGTTCCGGTTCTTAAATTTGCAGACCAAATGTCAATGACGCAAATTGGTGGTAACGTAAAAGAACTAGCAGGTAAAGCGAGAAATAAAAAATTACAACCTTCAGAAATGGAAGGAAGTACTTTTACAGTTTCAAATCTTGGGATGTTTGGTATTACAGAATTTACAAGTATCATAAATCAGCCTAATTCAGCGATTCTATCTGTTGGAGCAATTGTAGAAAAACCAGTTGTTAAGGATGGTCAGATCGTTGTTGGAAACACAATGAAAGTTACCTTAGCGTGTGATCATAGAACCGTGGATGGTGCAACAGGCGCTGCTTTCTTACAAACATTGAAAAGCTATTTAGAAAATCCTGTTACAATGTTGGCATAG
- a CDS encoding SDR family NAD(P)-dependent oxidoreductase: protein MKHIVITGTSRGIGLEMVKSFSKLGHKVLAISRNDEPVKSLDLKNVETLAFDITSEKDLDTLAEYLSRNWQKVDVLINNAGAILNKPFKDSSLSEFKKVYDVNVFGVVGVTQKVIPFMDKDSHVVSISSMGGVQGSVKFPGLSAYSSSKGAVITLTELLAEEYKENGPSFNVLALGAVQTEMLEEAFPGYMAPLSAAEMSEYIVDFSLKGHKYYNGKMLQVSNSTP from the coding sequence ATGAAGCATATAGTTATTACTGGAACTAGTAGAGGAATTGGTCTAGAAATGGTGAAATCATTTTCTAAACTTGGGCATAAAGTGTTAGCAATTTCTAGAAATGATGAGCCTGTAAAATCTTTAGATCTTAAGAATGTAGAAACTTTAGCTTTTGATATCACTTCAGAAAAAGACCTTGATACGCTTGCTGAGTATTTGTCTAGGAACTGGCAGAAGGTAGATGTGCTAATTAATAATGCAGGAGCTATTTTAAATAAGCCTTTTAAAGATTCTTCGTTAAGTGAATTTAAAAAAGTATATGATGTCAATGTATTTGGAGTTGTTGGAGTAACACAGAAGGTGATTCCTTTTATGGATAAAGATTCCCATGTAGTTAGTATTAGCAGTATGGGAGGAGTTCAAGGAAGTGTGAAATTTCCTGGTCTCTCTGCTTACAGTTCTAGCAAAGGTGCGGTAATTACATTAACAGAATTGTTAGCAGAAGAATATAAAGAAAATGGACCTAGCTTTAATGTGTTAGCATTGGGGGCTGTACAAACAGAGATGTTAGAAGAAGCTTTTCCTGGATATATGGCGCCACTGTCTGCTGCAGAAATGTCTGAGTATATTGTAGATTTCAGTTTAAAGGGTCATAAATATTATAATGGTAAAATGTTACAGGTGTCTAATAGTACCCCGTAA
- a CDS encoding SprT-like domain-containing protein, translated as MSDILQKYLPSHSVTPIFKLIEENRVHLKIVNERVTRHGDYRRMADGTHQITVNANLNKYRFLITLVHEIAHLVAFEHFGRRIKPHGQEWKLTFKNLMLPFIRTEIFPKDLLPLIANHFKNPKASSDTDARLSVALKNFDSENDKNYIFEIPQGGIFRIYNGKVFKRGSKLRKRYECLEVATGKVYLFQPNAEVELVAG; from the coding sequence ATGTCAGATATTTTACAGAAATACCTCCCAAGTCATTCCGTGACTCCAATATTCAAATTGATAGAGGAGAATAGGGTTCATTTAAAAATTGTAAATGAGCGAGTGACAAGGCATGGGGATTATAGGAGAATGGCAGATGGCACGCATCAAATAACAGTGAATGCCAATCTAAATAAATATAGATTTCTAATTACATTGGTCCATGAGATTGCTCATTTGGTCGCCTTTGAACACTTCGGTCGTCGAATAAAACCTCATGGACAGGAATGGAAGCTTACCTTTAAAAACTTAATGTTGCCATTTATAAGAACAGAAATATTTCCTAAAGATCTGTTGCCGTTAATAGCAAATCATTTTAAGAATCCTAAGGCGAGTAGTGACACAGATGCAAGACTTTCTGTAGCTCTAAAGAATTTTGATTCTGAGAACGATAAAAACTATATTTTTGAGATCCCTCAGGGAGGTATTTTTAGAATATATAATGGTAAAGTCTTTAAGCGAGGTTCTAAACTAAGAAAGAGATATGAGTGTCTGGAAGTGGCAACGGGTAAAGTATATCTATTTCAACCCAATGCAGAGGTAGAACTTGTTGCGGGTTAA